A window of the Microtus pennsylvanicus isolate mMicPen1 chromosome 4, mMicPen1.hap1, whole genome shotgun sequence genome harbors these coding sequences:
- the LOC142847806 gene encoding protocadherin beta-14-like gives MGTRRMMILQKRQVLVFFVLLGLSRASTESLHYSVAEETEIGSFVANLAKDLGLGVAELSSREARVVSDDNKKRLHLNLLTGDMLVSERLDREELCGSSQPCVLPFQVVLENPLQFYRAELHVRDINDHSPTFLDKEISIKISESAMIGATFLIENAQDLDVGSNSLQDYTISPNSHFYVKIHDSGDGKMYPELVLDRALDHEEESELRLTLTALDGGSPPRSGTTSVLIKVMDINDNAPEFAQSFYEVQVPEDTPVGSSIIAITATDLDIGNYGKISYSFLHASEGIRKTFKINPTSGEVNLRSLLDFEVIQSYSVNIQATDGGGLSAKCTLLVKVLDINDNAPEVTISSITKTVPENASETLVALFSVRDQDSGDNGRILCSIQDDLPFILKPTFKNFFTLLSEKALDRESRSEYNITITVTDLGTPRLTTQHTITVQVSDVNDNAPAFTQTSYTLFVEENNSPALHIGTISATDSDSGSNAHITYSLLPTHDPQLDLSSLISINADNGQLFALRALDYEVLKTFEFQVSATDQGSPALSSQALVRVLVLDANDNAPFVLYPLQNASAPFTELLPRAAEPGYLVTKVVAVDSDSGQNAWLSFQLLKATEPGLFTVWAHNGEVRTSRLLSERDAPKHRLLLLVKDNGDPQRSASVTLQVLLVDGFSQPFLPLPEVVRDSTQDEDALTLYLVIALASVSSLFLLSVLLFVGVRMCRRARASTLGDYSVPEGHFPGHLVDISGTGTLSQSYQYEVCLTGGTGTNEFKFLKPAIPSLQLHDAGSNMQEKENFRNSLGFNIQ, from the coding sequence ATGGGAACCAGAAGGATGATGATTCTGCAGAAAAGGCAagtcttggttttctttgttttgctgggATTGTCTAGGGCAAGTACTGAATCTTTGCACTATTCTGtagcagaggaaacagaaattgGCTCTTTTGTGGCTAACCTGGCAAAGGATCTGGGGCTGGGAGTAGCGGAGCTGTCCTCCAGGGAGGCCAGAGTAGTGTCAGATGATAATAAAAAGCGTTTACACCTTAATTTGCTGACCGGAGATATGCTGGTGAGTGAGAGACTGGACCGGGAAGAGCTGTGTGGCTCCTCCCAGCCCTGCGTGCTGCCTTTTCAGGTGGTACTGGAAAACCCTTTACAGTTTTATCGAGCTGAGCTGCATGTCAGGGATATAAATGATCACTCCCCCACATTCCTGGACAAGGAAATATCTATTAAAATATCAGAAAGTGCAATGATCGGAGCCACTTTTTTAATTGAGAACGCACAAGATCTGGACGTAGGAAGCAACAGTCTCCAGGACTACACCATTAGCCCCAATTCTCATTTCTATGTTAAAATTCATGACAGTGGTGATGGAAAGATGTATCCGGAGCTGGTTCTAGACAGAGCTTTGGATCATGAGGAGGAATCTGAGCTTAGACTGACACTTACAGCCCTGGATGGTGGGTCTCCACCCAGGTCTGGGACAACATCAGTTCTCATAAAGGTTATGGACATCAATGATAATGCTCCTGAGTTTGCTCAGAGTTTCTATGAGGTGCAGGTCCCAGAGGACACGCCCGTTGGTTCCAGTATTATTGCTATCACTGCTACAGATTTAGATATAGGAAATTATGGAAAAATATCATATTCATTTTTGCATGCATCAGAAGGCATTAGAAAAACCTTTAAAATCAACCCAACATCTGGGGAAGTCAACTTGAGATCATTACTGGATTTTGAAGTAATACAATCCTACTCTGTAAATATTCAAGCAACAGATGGTGGAGGTCTTTCAGCAAAATGCACTCTTTTAGTTAAAGTATTGGATATAAACGACAACGCACCGGAAGTGACCATATCATCGATTACAAAGACAGTTCCAGAGAATGCTTCAGAGACCCTGGTCGCTCTTTTCAGTGTCCGAGATCAAGATTCTGGGGACAATGGAAGAATCCTTTGCTCTATTCAGGACGACCTTCCATTTATCCTGAAACCCACCTTCAAGAACTTTTTCACTCTCCTTTCTGAAAAAGCACTGGACAGAGAGAGCCGATCTGAGTATAACATCACCATCACAGTCACCGACCTGGGCACACCCAGGCTCACAACACAGCACACCATAACAGTGCAGGTCTCTGATGTCAACGACAACGCCCCCGCCTTCACACAAACCTCCTACACACTCTTTGTTGAGGAGAACAACAGCCCCGCCCTGCACATAGGCACCATCAGCGCCACAGACTCAGATTCAGGCTCCAATGCCCACATCACCTACTCACTGCTGCCCACCCACGACCCACAGCTGGATCTCTCCTCGCTCATCTCCATCAATGCCGACAATGGGCAGCTGTTCGCGCTCAGGGCGCTGGACTATGAGGTCCTGAAGACCTTCGAGTTTCAAGTGAGCGCCACAGACCAAGGCTCGCCCGCGCTCAGTAGCCAGGCGCTGGTGCGGGTGCTGGTGCTGGATGCCAACGACAATGCGCCCTTCGTGCTCTACCCGCTGCAGAACGCCTCTGCGCCCTTCACTGAGCTGCTGCCCAGAGCGGCAGAACCCGGCTACCTGGTCACCAAGGTGGTGGCAGTGGACAGTGACTCTGGCCAAAATGCCTGGTTGTCGTTCCAGCTGCTGAAGGCCACGGAGCCTGGACTGTTCACTGTGTGGGCTCACAATGGCGAGGTGCGCACCTCCAGGCTGCTGAGTGAGCGCGATGCacccaagcacaggctgctgctgctggtcaaGGACAATGGCGATCCTCAGCGGTCTGCCAGTGTCACTCTGCAGGTGCTGCTGGTTGATGGCTTCTCTcagcccttcctgcctctaccgGAGGTGGTGCGCGACTCCACCCAGGACGAGGATGCGCTCACGCTGTACCTGGTTATCGCCTTGGCGTCGGTGTCTTCACTCTTTCTCTTGTCTGTGCTTCTGTTCGTGGGGGTGAGGATGTGCAGGAGGGCCAGGGCGTCCACTCTGGGTGACTACTCTGTGCCTGAGGGACACTTTCCTGGCCATCTGGTGGACATCAGCGGCACGGGGACTCTGTCCCAGAGCTACCAGTATGAGGTATGTCTGACCGGAGGTACTGGGACTAATGAGTTCAAATTCCTGAAGCCAGCCATCCCCAGTCTTCAACTCCACGATGCTGGTTCTAATATGCAGGAAAAGGAGAACTTTCGGAATAGTCTTGGGTTTAATATCCAATAA